In a single window of the Delftia tsuruhatensis genome:
- a CDS encoding (2Fe-2S)-binding protein, which translates to MSQHRIECNVNGEPCSLEVPARRLLSDLLRDDLHLTGTKRGCETGVCGACSVLLDGEVVKSCLMLAVQVHGKVLTTIEGLADGERLHPLQQSFMQCGGLQCGYCTPGFIMAACDLLARKPGPGADEVRHGLNGNLCRCTGYTQIVESVLVAAENMHGN; encoded by the coding sequence ATGAGCCAGCACCGCATCGAATGCAACGTCAATGGCGAGCCCTGCAGCCTGGAGGTGCCCGCGCGCCGGCTGCTGTCCGACCTACTGCGTGACGACCTGCACCTGACCGGCACCAAGCGCGGCTGCGAGACGGGCGTCTGCGGCGCCTGCTCGGTGTTGCTGGACGGCGAGGTGGTCAAGTCCTGCCTGATGCTGGCCGTACAGGTGCACGGCAAGGTGCTGACCACCATCGAGGGGCTGGCCGATGGGGAGCGACTGCACCCGCTCCAGCAAAGCTTCATGCAATGCGGCGGCCTGCAGTGCGGCTATTGCACGCCGGGTTTCATCATGGCGGCCTGCGACCTGCTGGCCCGCAAGCCCGGGCCCGGCGCCGACGAAGTGCGCCATGGCCTCAACGGAAACCTGTGCCGCTGCACGGGGTACACCCAGATCGTGGAATCGGTCCTCGTGG